Within the Echinicola sp. 20G genome, the region CATGATGTCAATATTGAGCACAATGAGGTGAGCGATATCAATTATTCCGGGATTTGCGTGGGATGGTTTTGGACCAAAACCATTACCTCCGCCAAAAATAACCGTATCCATGCCAACCGTATCCATCATTTTGCAAAGCAGATGTACGACGTGGGAGGCATTTATACCCTCTCTTCCCAACCCAATACTGTGATCAGTGAGAATGCCATCTATGATCTTCAAGACGCGCCTTATGCTCATATGCCCCATCATCACCAATATATTTACTTTGATGAGGGCTCTTCTTATATCCGAGCCATCGACAACTGGACCGAAAAAGATAAATTCTTTTCCAACAGTCCAGGGCCAGGAAATCTTTGGGAAAACAATGGACCCCAAGTGGATATTTCTATCAAGGAAAAGGCAGGATTGGAAGAGGACTATCGAAATATCAAGGAGTAAGAATTAAGTAGACTGGAGGGAGTCTGGGGACGGGTAAACTGTTCGGGGTTTTCTATCCCAAAAGTCAATCGAGGGGTAGCAGGAAAAAAGTTTCAATAACAAATATAGGCATCTTCTAACTACTCAATACTCCTGACTAACTTTTATAAATTCAGTAACTAATATCTAAAAATGACAAAAGAAGGAAAGCTTAGGTTAGGGATTTTGGGCTTGGGAGAAGGACGAAGTACGATGTCTGCGGCCCTCAGCAGCCAAAAAATCGAACTGGTCCAAATTTGTGACCGCAACGAAGAACTTTGCCAAAAGAGAGGCAAGGAGTTTGACTTTTTCAACTATACCACGCGCTATGAGGACATGTTGGAAAATCCTGAAATCGATGCGATCGCCATTTATACACCGGACAAGCTCCACGCCACTCATATCAAAATGGCCATGGAGCATGGCAAGCATGTGGTCTGCACCAAGCCATTATTGGATGATCTGCGGGAAGCCAAGGACCTGATCGACTTGCAAAAGAAAACAGGAAAGCGGCTATTTGTGGGGCAGAGCAGTCGGTTCTTTGAGCCCATGAAGCGACAATATGCGGACTATAAAAAAGGCCTTATTGGAGACCTGATCACCGTGGAAGCCTATTATCATGCTGATCACCGATGGTTTTTGGAAAAGCCCTGGTCATTGGAGCCTGCTTTCAAATGGCTCTATGGTGGACTGAGCCATCCGGTGGATTTTATTCGGTGGTACCTGCCAGATATCGAAGAAGTAATGGGCTACGGTATGCTCAGTAGCAATGGTCAAAAAGGCGGACTGAAAAACTCCGACACCATGCACTTTATTTTCAAAGCAAAGGATGGGCGAGTAGCACGGGTTTCTGGCGCATATACTGGCCCTGTCCAACCTGCCGTTAGGGACAGTGAAATGAGTTGTATACTTCGGGGTACGGAAGGGTGTAGCCAAGGGGATTATATGGATTTGCGTTATGCGATTACTGACAATATGGGAGAAGAACAAGTGGTCACATGGGAGCACAAGTCCAAGCATTATTTCCGGTTTGAAGGGAAAAGCCATCACGCAGGGGAGTACAACAATTACCTCGAGTATTTTGTGGACAGCATAAACTATGATTTTGTGGCCTATCCGGATTTGATCGAAGGAATAGGAACCATCGCCCTACTAAAAACAATGGAAAAGAGCCTTGCCAGCGGAAGGCCTGAAAAGGTTTCCGAAGTGATTGCTGAATTTGGACTGGAAAATTATTTGAAAAATTAAACCTGCATAGGTGTTAGCCCTAGCACTCTTTCATACTAAAAGATAAGATTGCTATATGGCGACGATACACGTGGAGATCAAACCCAAAATTATCCATGGAAATACATGACATACTTCAGCCACTGGATTTTGCAGTAGTCGGCCTTTATCTAGTTACCCTAATTGGCATAGGTTATTGGGTGAGTTTTAAGAAAAAAAGAGATGCCAATGAAAATCTGTTTTTGGCAGGCAATTCCCTGAGATGGCCCAGTATAGGCTTTACCATGTGGGGCACCAATGTCGGCCCATCCATGTTGATTGCTTCCGCCAGTATTGGCTATACGACAGGAGTGGTAGCAGGTAATTTTGCTTGGTATGCTTTCATCTTTGTTTTTTTATTGGCAGTAGTTTTTGCGCCAAGGTATTTGGGGACTCGGGTACAAACGCTTCCTGAATTTATGGGAAAACGCTTTGGACCTTCTACACAGAACATATTGGCATGGTACACCATCATCACTGTGCTAATCAGTTGGCTTTCCCTGACCTTATTTGCAGGAGGAATTTTGATCCGCCAGATTTTGAATTTGCCACTGTGGCTTTCGGTAGTGATTCTGATTCTTATCGCTGCTTTTTTTACCATTGCAGGAGGACTTAAGGCCATTGCCTATACCAATGTTTTTCAAATGCTGCTATTAATTCTGGTGTCGTTGGTGCTTACACTCACTGGTTTGTATAAAGTCGGAGGAGTTGGAGAGCTTGTTGCGAATACACCAGGGGAATATTGGAACCTGTTGTTGCCAGCGGATGACCCCAATTATCCTTGGGTGGCTATTGCGCTGGGCTATCCGGTGATGGGAGTTTGGTTTTGGTGCACGGATCAGTCCATGGTACAATCTGTTTTGGGCGCCAAAAACCTAAAAGAAGGTCAGCTGGGAGCTAATTTTACTGGTTGGTTAAAGATCTTGGATGTAGCCTTGTTTATTATCCCTGGCATCATTTGTTATGTGTTGTTTCCCGATTTGGACAACCCGGATGAGGCGTACATGACCATGGTGACCAAACTGCTTCCTGTTGGAATGACCGGGCTTGTCATGGCGGTATTGATCGCGGCATTGGTGAGTACAATTGATTCAGCATTGAATGCGCTGAGTACTGTTTTTACCATGGACATTTATGTGAAGAGGTATAGACCCGCCGCTAGCCAAAAGCAGATTGTCAAAGTTGGCCGGGTGGTGACTGTCTTGGGGGCCGTGATCGCCATTTTTCTGACTTTGGCGATTGACAGCATTAAGGGGCTGAACCTCTTTGATGTTTTTCAGTCCATTTTGGGCTTTATCGCGCCACCAATGTCGGTGGTGTTTCTTTTTGGCGTGCTTTGGAGAAAAACAACCACCAAGGCTGCCAATACTGTATTGCTTTTTGGAACCATTTTGAGCTTAAGTATTGGTGTGCTGTATCTTTGGATATTCCCCAATGCCGAATATGTCTTTTGGCCTCATTTCCTACTGCTTTCATTTTATATTTTCGTGTTTTTGGCCGTGTTGATCATGGTGGTTTCCTATATCGACCGAAATAGAAAAGATCTATATGTAAACACTTTGGATTATGGAGCCATCCCAAAATTGACGAACCAGGTCAAATGGCTGTGGATTGCCTTGATCATCGTGATGGTAGGGATGTATTTGTTGTTTAATGGGCATTAGTTGTGAGACATGAGAAGGGAGTATTGAGTCTTGAGACATGAGACATAAGAACCAAGAGTAAAGACAGGTGGGGTGAGTTTAAGCCTTTTTAAGTGATTCAGTTGAGCTTCTAACTCAACTTTTGAAATGCCAAGGCATAGTCCACGGCATAACTAAATCTCCATTTTGATGAATTCAGGGGTACGGGAATGTGCAGGATGGAGAATTGGGATTAGGATCCCATTTTTAGAACAAATAACCAATTGATACAATAAACCTCCAATGGAAACCCGAAAATATACTCTTCTCCTATTATTTATTATGCTGTGTTTTGCCCCATTTAAGACGCAGGCACAGGAATCAGACGCTCAAGCTACGTGGATATGGTATCCTGGAGATTATGAAATCTGGTTAAGCAATAAAATGCAAGCCAGAAGGACAGAGCGGGGCGCTTTTTTGCCACCTCTTTGGCGGTATTACAGTCCTTATGCTCTGGTGACTTTTAGGAAAGAGTTTACACTTCCTGCCAAAGATGAAATATCCATTGCTACCGAGGGACAATTTAAACTTCAGATCGATGGAATGCAGCAACATGGATCATCCCGAAAGATTAGCATTCCCGCCGGAAAGCACACAGTCGTTATCAAAGTCTATAACCAAGAACGTGTACCGGCGGTATTTATCCAAGGAGATTACTTGGTAACCGATGAGAGTTGGGAGGTGACCTATGAGGACAAGGAGTGGATAGACGAAACCGGCAAGGCTTCTGACCAATCTGGTACCAACTGGGAAGCAGTAGGGACCTGGGATTTTAATTCTGCTGATAATTTGCCTTCGGAATTTCAACTGTCCACCACCCCTCAATTTGCAAAAGCTGTAATGTCAGCAGGCAATGGAGAACTAATTGATTTTGGTAAGGAGACTTTTGGATATATCCAGTTCCACGGTTTGGAAGGAGAGGGGAATGTCAATGTCTATTACGGTGAATCTGAGGAAGAGGCCATGGACAGCACTTACTGTGAGACTTTAGATTACCTTCACTTTGACGGTAGCCAAGAGGAGGAGTACACGGTTAAAAACTCCAAGGCTTTCCGCTACGTACAGGTACAGCATGATCCTGAAGTCAGCTACGATTCCATTTCGATGCTGTATGAATATTTGCCTGTTGAATACCGCGGCGAATGGAATTCCTCCGATGAGCTGCTGAACGAAATTTGGGATGTTTCCGCTTACACCATGCACCTGAATACCCGAGAGTTTTTCTTGGATGGAATCAAGCGGGATCGCTGGATCTGGTCAGGGGATGCCTACCAAAGTTACCTGATGAACTATTATCTTTTCTTTGACAATGCCTCCGTGCGCAGGACATTGTTGGCCTTAAGAGGTAAGGAACCAGTGTCCAGTCACATGAATACGATTATGGATTATTCTTTTTATTGGTTTGTGGGGATTTATGATTATTACCTGTACTCGGGTGATGAGGAATTTATCAAGAACTTTTATCCCCGGATGGTAAGCATGATGGATTTTTGTTTGGAAAGAAGAAATGAAAATGGCATGATGGAAGGATTGCCGGGTGATTGGATTTTTATTGATTGGGCAGATGGGTTGAGCAAGCAGGGTGAAGTAAGTTTTGAGCAGATGCTGCTGGCCAGAAGCTTGGAGGCGATGGCAGTAAGCGCCGAAATAGCAGGGGATCAAGAAGGGCATCAAAAATACCAAAAGCTGTCCGATGAGATGAAGAAAAAGCTGTTTGAGGTGTTTTGGTCAAAGGATCACAAAGCTATAATGCATCAGCGTGTCGATGGTAAAGTACTCGACAATGTCACCCGTTATGCCAATATGTTTGGGATATTCTTTGATTACTTCTCTGAGGATCAAAAAGAAGCGGTCAAACAATCTGTGTTGCTAAACGATAATGTCCAGAAAATCACCACACCTTATATGCGCTTCTATGAACTGGAAGCCCTCTGTGCAATGGGAGAGCAAGAATTTGTACTTGATGAAATTCGTGATTATTGGGGAGGAATGCTGGATTTGGGAGCCACGTCTTTCTGGGAAAAGTATGATCCGAATGAGTCTGGAAACGAACATTTGTCCATGTATGGACGGCCTTATGGTAAGAGCCTTTGCCACGCTTGGGGAGCTAGCCCAATTTACCTTTTTGGCAAATATTACTTGGGTGTAAAACCCCTTTCTGCAGGATATAAAAGCTACGAAATACGTCCAAAGCTAGGAGGGCTGGAATGGATGGAAGGAAAAGTGCCGACGCCAAATGGAGCTATTTCCGTGTATTGCTCCACTAATGAAATCAAGGTTTCTTCTGATGAGGGAGAGGGTATCTTGCTATTTAAAAGTAAGTCTAAGCCAAAGACAAATCTAGGAGAAGTCAAAACTTTGGGCGATGGTGAATATAAGCTTTTCCTAGAGGCTGGGAAGGAATATTTGTTGAAATACAAGGCAGTGGAGTAGTGTAATAAATGTCTTGCTTAATAAATCCTCGTTGCGAAGGAGGATTGGTAAAAGCGGATAATAAATATGAAATATAAGAATCAATCATAATGACCAGATCAATACGAATCCATAAATTTTTTTTAGGACTTGCAGCTGTTTTTGCAGTGTCGGGGTTGAAAGCCCAAGAAACGGAAATCCAGTACCTGTCCGGTAAGGGTTATCAAGATACCAAGGAGTGGGAATTCAAAATTTCCGGAGGCCGAAATAGCGAGGAGTGGAGCACCATCAGTGTGCCTTCTGTGTGGGAACAAGAAGGATTTGGGAAGTACCAATACGGCATTAAATTTTACGGAAAGCCTTTTCCTGAAGGGATAGCGGATGAAGTGGGTGAGTACAAATATACCTTTGATGTGCCCAAGGATTGGGAGAACAAGTTGGTAAGAATTGTTTTTGATGGATCCATGACCGATACAGAAGTAAGGGTCAATGGTCGCTCGGCAGGTGATAGGCATCAAGGAGCATTTTACCGTTTTAAATACGATATCACTGATCTGCTAAAATATGGAAAGCAAAATCTCCTGGAAGTGACAGTCAGCAAGGAATCTTCCAATGCCAGTGTCAACTTAGCGGAAAGAAGGGCCGATTATTGGAATTTCGGAGGGATCTTCCGACCAGTGTTTTTGGAAGCTTTTCCCGCAAAATTCATTGACCGTACTGCCATTGATGCGCAAGCCAATGGACAGTTCAGGGCAGAAGTTTTTTTGGGGCATGCGAGTTCACAAGATATGAAGGTGGTGGCCAAAGTGATCGATAAGGGAGGAAAGCCTGTGGGGAAGCCAATAGAGCAATCCATCACCAAGGGAGGAGACAAGGTGATTTTGGAAAGCACCTTTCAGGGAGTTGACCTTTGGACAGCGGAAACGCCAAACCTTTATCACATACAGTTTTCCCTTTATGATGGAGATAAACTGGTACATCAGATTGATGATCGTTTTGGTTTTCGCTCTATCGAGCTAAAGGCCAGTGATGGTATTTACATTAATGGCCAGCGGGTGCTGATGAAGGGGGTAAACAAACACAGCTTCTGGCCTGAATCCGGTAGGACGCTGAACAAAGAATTGAACTATGCAGATGCCAAGCTCATCAAGGAGATGAACATGAACGCCGTACGGCTTTCGCATTACCCATCCGACCCAGAGTTTTTGGATGCTTGTGATGAACTGGGACTATATGTGCTCCATGAGCTGGGAGGCTGGCACGGCCATTATGATGAAGCCATCGGTATAAAGCTGGTGGAGGAGTTGGTGACAAGGGATGTGAACCACCCCAGCGTCATCTTCTGGGACAATGGCAATGAGGGTGGTTGGAACACAGAACTTGATGATGAATTTGCGAAGTGGGATCCCCAGAACCGACCCGTGCTTCATCCGCAGCAATTGCTGAGTGGCGTAGAGACGATGCACTATCGCTCCTATGGGGAGACAGAAGAATATTTTAGGGGAGACTATATCTTTATGCCCACGGAGTTTTTACATGGGCTGTATGACGGTGGCCATGGCGCTGGCCTATTTGACTATTGGGAAATGATGCGCCAACATCCCCGAAGTGGTGGGGGCTTCCTTTGGGTATTTGCCGATGAGGGCATCGCCCGAACTGATCAGGATGGCCGAATAGATAATCAGGGAAACTATGGAGCGGATGGTATCGTGGGACCTCACCATGAAAAAGAAGGAAGTTTCTTTACGATCAAGGAAGTTTGGTCTCCGGTGATGGTCATGCATGAGGATCAGTTGGCGAGTGATTTTGATGGTGTTTTTAAAGTAGAAAATAGGTATGATTTTACCAACCTGAAAGCCTGTACTTTCGAATGGTCTCTGGCGGAATTTTATGATCCGCAAGTAGGCCAAAGTGGCCATAAGGTCATTCAATCAGGTGAACTAAATGGCCCAGATGTGGCTCCACATGGTGAGGGCAAAATTACAATTTCCCTACCATCCAATTGGAAGGAAGCAGATGTCCTGTACTTGACGGCCAAGAATCCAGAAGGTGAAGCATTGTGGACCTGGCATTTCACTTGGGGGCAGTCAAAGCAGTATCTACAGGCAGGTGCTGGAACAGTCGAATTGGAAG harbors:
- a CDS encoding Gfo/Idh/MocA family protein, with product MTKEGKLRLGILGLGEGRSTMSAALSSQKIELVQICDRNEELCQKRGKEFDFFNYTTRYEDMLENPEIDAIAIYTPDKLHATHIKMAMEHGKHVVCTKPLLDDLREAKDLIDLQKKTGKRLFVGQSSRFFEPMKRQYADYKKGLIGDLITVEAYYHADHRWFLEKPWSLEPAFKWLYGGLSHPVDFIRWYLPDIEEVMGYGMLSSNGQKGGLKNSDTMHFIFKAKDGRVARVSGAYTGPVQPAVRDSEMSCILRGTEGCSQGDYMDLRYAITDNMGEEQVVTWEHKSKHYFRFEGKSHHAGEYNNYLEYFVDSINYDFVAYPDLIEGIGTIALLKTMEKSLASGRPEKVSEVIAEFGLENYLKN
- a CDS encoding sodium:solute symporter, whose amino-acid sequence is MEIHDILQPLDFAVVGLYLVTLIGIGYWVSFKKKRDANENLFLAGNSLRWPSIGFTMWGTNVGPSMLIASASIGYTTGVVAGNFAWYAFIFVFLLAVVFAPRYLGTRVQTLPEFMGKRFGPSTQNILAWYTIITVLISWLSLTLFAGGILIRQILNLPLWLSVVILILIAAFFTIAGGLKAIAYTNVFQMLLLILVSLVLTLTGLYKVGGVGELVANTPGEYWNLLLPADDPNYPWVAIALGYPVMGVWFWCTDQSMVQSVLGAKNLKEGQLGANFTGWLKILDVALFIIPGIICYVLFPDLDNPDEAYMTMVTKLLPVGMTGLVMAVLIAALVSTIDSALNALSTVFTMDIYVKRYRPAASQKQIVKVGRVVTVLGAVIAIFLTLAIDSIKGLNLFDVFQSILGFIAPPMSVVFLFGVLWRKTTTKAANTVLLFGTILSLSIGVLYLWIFPNAEYVFWPHFLLLSFYIFVFLAVLIMVVSYIDRNRKDLYVNTLDYGAIPKLTNQVKWLWIALIIVMVGMYLLFNGH
- a CDS encoding alpha-L-rhamnosidase C-terminal domain-containing protein gives rise to the protein METRKYTLLLLFIMLCFAPFKTQAQESDAQATWIWYPGDYEIWLSNKMQARRTERGAFLPPLWRYYSPYALVTFRKEFTLPAKDEISIATEGQFKLQIDGMQQHGSSRKISIPAGKHTVVIKVYNQERVPAVFIQGDYLVTDESWEVTYEDKEWIDETGKASDQSGTNWEAVGTWDFNSADNLPSEFQLSTTPQFAKAVMSAGNGELIDFGKETFGYIQFHGLEGEGNVNVYYGESEEEAMDSTYCETLDYLHFDGSQEEEYTVKNSKAFRYVQVQHDPEVSYDSISMLYEYLPVEYRGEWNSSDELLNEIWDVSAYTMHLNTREFFLDGIKRDRWIWSGDAYQSYLMNYYLFFDNASVRRTLLALRGKEPVSSHMNTIMDYSFYWFVGIYDYYLYSGDEEFIKNFYPRMVSMMDFCLERRNENGMMEGLPGDWIFIDWADGLSKQGEVSFEQMLLARSLEAMAVSAEIAGDQEGHQKYQKLSDEMKKKLFEVFWSKDHKAIMHQRVDGKVLDNVTRYANMFGIFFDYFSEDQKEAVKQSVLLNDNVQKITTPYMRFYELEALCAMGEQEFVLDEIRDYWGGMLDLGATSFWEKYDPNESGNEHLSMYGRPYGKSLCHAWGASPIYLFGKYYLGVKPLSAGYKSYEIRPKLGGLEWMEGKVPTPNGAISVYCSTNEIKVSSDEGEGILLFKSKSKPKTNLGEVKTLGDGEYKLFLEAGKEYLLKYKAVE
- a CDS encoding glycoside hydrolase family 2 TIM barrel-domain containing protein is translated as MTRSIRIHKFFLGLAAVFAVSGLKAQETEIQYLSGKGYQDTKEWEFKISGGRNSEEWSTISVPSVWEQEGFGKYQYGIKFYGKPFPEGIADEVGEYKYTFDVPKDWENKLVRIVFDGSMTDTEVRVNGRSAGDRHQGAFYRFKYDITDLLKYGKQNLLEVTVSKESSNASVNLAERRADYWNFGGIFRPVFLEAFPAKFIDRTAIDAQANGQFRAEVFLGHASSQDMKVVAKVIDKGGKPVGKPIEQSITKGGDKVILESTFQGVDLWTAETPNLYHIQFSLYDGDKLVHQIDDRFGFRSIELKASDGIYINGQRVLMKGVNKHSFWPESGRTLNKELNYADAKLIKEMNMNAVRLSHYPSDPEFLDACDELGLYVLHELGGWHGHYDEAIGIKLVEELVTRDVNHPSVIFWDNGNEGGWNTELDDEFAKWDPQNRPVLHPQQLLSGVETMHYRSYGETEEYFRGDYIFMPTEFLHGLYDGGHGAGLFDYWEMMRQHPRSGGGFLWVFADEGIARTDQDGRIDNQGNYGADGIVGPHHEKEGSFFTIKEVWSPVMVMHEDQLASDFDGVFKVENRYDFTNLKACTFEWSLAEFYDPQVGQSGHKVIQSGELNGPDVAPHGEGKITISLPSNWKEADVLYLTAKNPEGEALWTWHFTWGQSKQYLQAGAGTVELEENEVSYVVSSEDLQVTFSKENGQISTIKEGGKDITFTGGPRFVAARRGDRTLDGTVDPEFEKGMDRIYKELDLEQELRMINAEKKDGNVIVKASYFGPLEEVVWTIQPGGLLQLDYTYAYSGVVELMGVSFDYPEEKVKGIRWLGEGPYRSWQNRIHGTTLDIWGNDYNDPIPGESFTYPEFKGYFHDWHWAEFETEEGKIYMANDQQDNYLGVYTPRDGRDALLYTLPQTGIAVFDVIPGVRNKVNATDLVGPSSQPKHVSGSKSRRVYFKFKAN